From a region of the Etheostoma cragini isolate CJK2018 chromosome 20, CSU_Ecrag_1.0, whole genome shotgun sequence genome:
- the hltf gene encoding helicase-like transcription factor: protein MFSSRWRFGLDRYSEVNLFTDRYEANEETLSQAIRAAASEEPDVDGSVLFGHLKGTVVGLRYYTGMVNQGEMVGLVREPENPYDRNAVMVANIYGNQVGHIKRELAAAMAHVMDKNLAKVEGVVPSGTKNTFTMPVMLSFWGKEENKKAVIEGMAHRGFKLNTSGSSATGTYQKSSNSQGACAMSSKKGLTIPLTAEELKNAFDNLFDGLMESKDGEKEAAEAVGTPLLLHQKQALSWMCARENKSALPPFWEKRGELYYNSLTCFSAKEIPERIRGGILADDMGLGKTLTTLALILTNFHNGKPLPVEKCEEHSSPIKSKSKPQEGSSAGNRAEVSHAAAGPQGSDLPQVEVICVNTTDVLEKVDSADVVEIVDKSDNSTSKGKKKANKRKPSKEAPVMLEDLDFAAALGGSAADTSIKKKKKSGKKAGPTQSVESSVIESPDELSARTTLIICPLSVISNWLHQLDQHVRANVKLNVYLYYGSERNRSKAFLSSQDVVITTYNVLSADSGNKSPLHSINWLRVVLDEGHVVRNPNAQMSKAVLGLKAQRRWILSGTPIQNSVKDLWMLLAFLRLKPFDVREWWNRVIQRPVTGGDRAGLQNLQNLVKCITLRRTKSSEVNGRPLVSLPEKAVCVEQVELSQTEREEYELARNEGKNTISKYVAEGTVLRNYADVLAILMRLRQHCCHPDLLAKTSSDLGAAATPGELRERLIDKLRLVLASGSDEECSVCLESMHLPVITHCAHVYCRPCIAQVINTEQEAARCPLCRSEIKANELVEFPQEEMEEEKSTNSDKWRTSSKVQALMGNLLRLRCEDSSIKYLVVSQFTRFLSILETPLREHGFSFVRLDGTMSQKKRTQVIQEFQSSAADSPAIMLLSLKAGGVGLNLTAASHVFLMDPAWNPATEEQCIDRCHRLGQTRKVIVTKFIVKDSVEENMVKIQRQKQDLVEKAFGSSNTERKTSRIDDIKALMEL, encoded by the exons ATGTTTTCCAGCAGGTGGAGGTTTGGCTTGGACAGGTACAGTGAGGTGAACCTCTTTACGGACCGCTATGAGGCCAATGAAGAGACCCTCTCCCAGGCCATCAGAGCTGCAGCATCTGAGGAGCCAGATGTAGATGGCAGCGTGCTGTTTGGCCACCTGAAGGGCACTGTGGTTGGCCTCAGATATTATACAGGGATG GTGAATCAAGGGGAAATGGTTGGCTTAGTGCGAGAGCCTGAGAATCCATACGATCGCAATGCAGTGATGGTCGCCAACATTTATGGCAACCAAGTGGGTCACATCAAGCGGGAGCTGGCAGCAGCCATGGCCCATGTCATGGACAAAAATTTGGCTAAAGTAGAGGG AGTGGTACCCTCagggacaaaaaacacatttactatGCCAGTGATGCTGTCCTTCTGGGGGAAAGAAGAGAACAAAAAGGCTGTGATTGAAGGCATGGCGCATCGCGGATTTAAACTGAACACAAGTGGAAGCAGCGCAACAG gtacaTATCAGAAGTCATCTAATAGTCAAGGTGCTTGTGCAATGTCATCTAAAAAAGGATTGACCATCCCACTAACTGCAGAGGAG TTGAAGAATGCATTTGACAACCTCTTTGATGGTTTGatggagagtaaagatggagagaaagaagctGCAGAG GCTGTGGGTACGCCTCTCCTGCTTCACCAGAAGCAGGCACTGTCCTGGATGTGTGCTCGAGAGAACAAATCTGCGCTGCCACCCTTTTGGGAGAAGAGAGGCGAGCTCTACTATAACAGCCTCACGTGTTTCTCTGCCAAAGAAATACCAGAGAGAATTCGTGGAGGAATACTGGCAGATGACATGGGACTG ggGAAAACTCTGACAACCCTTGCTCTGATTCTCACCAACTTTCACAATGGAAAGCCTCTGCCTGTGGAGAAATGT GAGGAGCATTCTTCACCTATCAAATCCAAAAGTAAACCACAAG AAGGCAGCAGTGCAGGCAATAGAGCAGAAGTAAGCCATGCAGCAGCTGGTCCTCAAGGCTCAGACCT TCCTCAGGTGGAGGTGATCTGTGTTAATACGACAGATGTATTAGAGAAAGTCGACTCAGCAGACGTAGTGGAGATAGTGGACAAGTCAGATAACA GTACGAgcaaaggaaagaagaaagccAACAAGAGAAAGCCCAGTAAAG AGGCCCCAGTGATGCTGGAAGATCTGGACTTTGCTGCAGCACTTGGTGGCTCAGCAGCAGATACAagcataaagaagaagaagaaaagtggcAAGAAGGCCGGTCCCACACAGA GTGTGGAATCCTCCGTCATTGAAAGTCCAGATGAATTATCAGCTAGAACGACTCTCATCATCTGCCCGCTCTCTGTGATCAGCAACTGGCTG caCCAGTTGGACCAGCATGTGCGTGCAAACGTGAAGCTAAACGTGTATCTGTATTACGGCTCAGAGCGCAACAGGAGCAAGGCCTTTCTGTCCTCTCAGGATGTGGTGATCACCACCTACAACGTCCTCTCTGCTGACTCCGGG aATAAGAGTCCCCTCCACAGCATCAATTGGCTGAGGGTTGTGCTGGACGAAGGACATGTTGTAAGAAACCCAAATGCACAGATGAGTAAGGCTGTGCTCGGCCTAAAAGCTCAGCGGCGCTGGATTTTGTCAG GTACTCCTATCCAGAACAGTGTGAAGGACCTGTGGATGCTGCTGGCCTTCCTGCGTCTGAAGCCCTTTGATGTGAGAGAGTGGTGGAACAGAGTGATCCAGAGACCTGTTACTGGAGGAGACAGGGCCGGCCTGCA GAACCTTCAGAACCTGGTGAAGTGCATCACTCTGCGGCGAACAAAGAGCAGTGAGGTGAATGGGCGCCCCCTGGTGTCTCTGCCTGAGAAGGCAGTGTGTGTGGAGCAGGTCGAGCTGagccagacagagagagaggagtacGAGCTGGCACGTAACGAGGGAAAAAACACCATCAGCAA GTACGTAGCTGAAGGGACAGTGTTGAGGAATTATGCCGACGTGTTGGCCATCCTGATGAGGCTTCGACAGCACTGCTGCCACCCTGATCTACTGGCAAAAACATCCTCGGACCTGG GTGCTGCAGCTACACCTGGAGAGCTGCGGGAGCGTCTGATAGACAAGCTACGGTTGGTGTTAGCCAGCGGCTCTGATGAGGagtgctctgtgtgtttggagtCGATGCATCTGCCTGTCATCACACACTGTGCCCATGTTTACTGCCGGCCCTGCATCGCCCAGGTTATCAACACTGAGCAG GAAGCAGCACGCTGTCCTCTCTGTCGAAGTGAGATCAAGGCCAATGAACTGGTGGAGTTTCCACAGGAGGaaatggaggaagagaaaagtaCAAACTCTGATAAGTGGAGGACAAGCTCAAAG GTGCAGGCATTGATGGGAAACCTGCTCAGGCTGCGATGTGAGGACAGCAGCATCAAGTATTTGGTTGTCTCTCAGTTTACACGCTTTCTCTCCATACTGGAGACTCCACTCAG GGAGCATGGTTTCAGTTTTGTGCGTTTGGACGGCACTATGAGCCAAAAGAAGAGGACTCAGGTCATCCAGGAATTTCAGAGCTCTGCAGCCGACAGCCCTGCCATTATGCTTCTGTCACTCAAAGCTGGAGGGGTGGGGCTAAACTTGACAGCCGCctctcatgttttcctcatggaCCCT GCTTGGAATCCTGCTACTGAGGAGCAGTGTATTGACCGCTGTCACCGTCTGGGACAGACAAGGAAAGTCATCGTCACAAAG TTCATTGTCAAAGATTCAGTGGAGGAGAACATGGTGAAGATCCAAAGGCAGAAGCAGGATCTGGTGGAGAAGGCTTTCGGCTCCTCAAACACAGAAAGGAAAACCTCTCGCATTGATGACATCAAAGCTCTGATGGAGCTGTAG